One segment of Sesamum indicum cultivar Zhongzhi No. 13 linkage group LG4, S_indicum_v1.0, whole genome shotgun sequence DNA contains the following:
- the LOC105160900 gene encoding nematode resistance protein-like HSPRO2 — MVDLDWKTKMVSSEIPNKSPRIANKLHISIPPPKIRLAELSAASDSACSAYEHYLRLPELKKLWSASEFPSWKSEEVLRPAFVGLEITFRFISTVLSDPRPYANRREWRRRVEALATSEIEIIAQLCEEDEEDPETRGTIPIVDLTSAGGVLARENSSAEVWKMSDDTVVVSQVSEESLLPRLATWQKFEGVARKIQYSIECQMQGCPYTLGLGEPNLSGKPSLNYDRICKPAELHALKKCPNDDVGSKNFENRTLYSTHQILESWVRVGKELLARICDEIDGRRYERAAGHCWILEKVWTIINQIEELHLLMDPDDFLRLKNQLMIRASSESELFCFRSRELVDITKSSKDLKHKVPAVLEVEVDPTGGPRIQDAAMELYRRKEESSKIHLLQAMQAVEAAVKRFYFCYKQLLAVVMGSLEAKGNVESGDLLSQIFLEPTYFPSLDAAKTFLGERWSHDSGRYSPERRRRNGDM, encoded by the coding sequence ATGGTGGATCTGGACTGGAAAACCAAGATGGTCTCCTCTGAGATACCCAACAAGTCGCCGAGGATAGCGAATAAGCTTCATATTTCTATTCCGCCGCCCAAGATTCGCCTTGCTGAGCTCTCTGCGGCGTCGGATTCCGCCTGTTCCGCCTACGAGCACTATCTCCGTCTCCCTGAGCTGAAGAAGCTATGGTCCGCATCGGAGTTTCCATCCTGGAAGAGCGAAGAGGTTCTCAGACCGGCTTTCGTGGGCCTTGAGATTACCTTCCGGTTTATCTCGACTGTGTTGTCTGACCCGAGGCCGTACGCCAACCGCCGCGAGTGGAGGCGGAGGGTGGAGGCTCTGGCGACGAGTGAGATTGAGATTATAGCGCAGTTGTGTGAGGAGGATGAGGAGGACCCGGAGACGCGGGGTACGATCCCGATCGTTGATCTGACGTCGGCCGGTGGTGTTTTGGCCAGGGAGAACAGCTCGGCGGAGGTCTGGAAGATGTCGGACGATACCGTGGTGGTGAGCCAGGTCAGCGAGGAGAGCCTGTTGCCGCGGCTTGCCACGTGGCAGAAGTTCGAAGGTGTTGCGAGGAAGATCCAGTACTCCATCGAGTGTCAGATGCAGGGGTGTCCGTACACATTAGGCTTGGGAGAGCCGAACCTGAGCGGCAAGCCGAGCTTGAACTACGACCGCATCTGCAAGCCGGCAGAGCTCCACGCCCTGAAGAAATGCCCGAACGACGACGTCGGCTCCAAGAACTTCGAGAACCGAACGCTGTACTCCACGCACCAGATACTGGAGTCGTGGGTCCGCGTTGGCAAGGAGCTTCTGGCGAGAATTTGCGACGAAATCGACGGCCGTCGCTACGAGAGAGCGGCCGGCCATTGTTGGATACTCGAGAAAGTGTGGACGATCATCAACCAGATAGAAGAATTGCATCTTCTGATGGATCCTGACGATTTCTTGCGGCTGAAGAATCAGCTGATGATCAGAGCGAGTTCCGAGTCGGAACTCTTCTGTTTCAGGTCACGGGAGCTCGTCGACATCACCAAGTCGTCCAAGGATTTGAAGCACAAGGTGCCGGCGGTTCTTGAAGTGGAGGTCGACCCCACCGGAGGGCCCAGGATACAGGACGCCGCCATGGAACTGTACAGGAGGAAGGAAGAGTCCTCGAAAATCCACCTGCTGCAGGCGATGCAGGCGGTGGAGGCGGCAGTGAAGAGGTTTTACTTCTGTTACAAGCAGCTGCTGGCGGTGGTGATGGGGAGCTTGGAGGCGAAGGGGAACGTCGAGTCAGGGGATTTGCTGAGTCAAATTTTCCTTGAGCCCACGTATTTTCCTAGCTTGGACGCGGCGAAGACGTTTCTTGGGGAGCGGTGGAGCCATGACAGTGGAAGATATAGCCCGGAGAGGAGGCGGAGGAATGGGGATATGTGA
- the LOC105160901 gene encoding probable aquaporin PIP1-5, with protein MESKEEDVNVGANKFSERQPIGTAAQSQDKDYREPPPEPLFVPSELTSWSFYRAGIAEFIATFLFLYVSILTVMGVNKSDSKCSTVGIQGIAWAFGGMIFALVYCTAGISGGHINPAVTFGLFLARKLSLTRALFYMVMQCLGAICGAGVVKGFGKTLYQTKGGGANVVAHGYTKGDGLGAEIVGTFVLVYTVFSATDAKRSARDSHVPILAPLPIGFAVFLVHLATIPITGTGINPARSLGAAIIYNKDHAWDDHWIFWVGPFIGAALAALYHQVVIRAIPFKSK; from the exons ATGGAGAGCAAAGAGGAGGATGTGAATGTAGGTGCCAACAAGTTCTCGGAGAGGCAGCCGATCGGGACGGCGGCGCAGAGCCAGGACAAGGACTACAGGGAACCGCCACCGGAGCCGCTTTTCGTGCCCAGTGAGCTGACGTCGTGGTCCTTCTACAGAGCTGGGATTGCTGAGTTCATTGCCACTTTTCTGTTTCTGTATGTGAGCATTTTGACGGTTATGGGGGTTAACAAGTCTGACTCCAAGTGTTCGACAGTCGGAATTCAGGGAATTGCTTGGGCTTTTGGTGGAATGATCTTTGCCCTTGTTTACTGCACTGCTGGAATTTCAG GTGGACACATCAACCCTGCTGTGACGTTCGGGCTATTCTTGGCGAGAAAGTTGTCGTTGACGAGGGCGTTGTTCTACATGGTGATGCAGTGCCTGGGAGCCATCTGCGGGGCTGGTGTGGTGAAGGGGTTCGGCAAGACCCTCTACCAGACCAAGGGCGGTGGTGCCAACGTGGTTGCACACGGCTACACCAAGGGCGACGGCCTTGGTGCCGAAATTGTTGGTACTTTTGTTCTTGTTTACACTGTCTTCTCTGCTACTGATGCCAAGCGCAGCGCTAGAGACTCCCACGTCCCT ATATTGGCACCATTGCCTATTGGGTTTGCCGTGTTCTTGGTGCACTTGGCGACCATCCCTATTACCGGCACTGGTATTAACCCTGCACGGAGTCTTGGTGCAGCCATCATCTACAACAAGGATCATGCCTGGGACGATCAT TGGATATTCTGGGTCGGACCGTTCATCGGGGCAGCACTTGCAGCTCTATATCACCAGGTGGTGATCAGGGCCATCCCCTTCAAGTCCAAGTGA